CAGCGTTCCCGGGTCGCCGTGTCCCGTGAAGTGCAGGGCCACGGGCTCATGGGCCTTCAGCGCATCAATGAGCGTCTCCGCAGTACCCGTATCGGTGATGAGCAGCCGGCGCTCCTCCTTACCCATGGCCCGCCAGAGGCGATAGCACTCGTGCTCGTAGTCGAGCCGGACAGCGTTGACGGGCGCGGCGACCGTGGCGACGACGGTGAGCTCCCGGTCGGGAGGCTCCAGCCCTTCGGTCTTTTCAACGACTGCCTCGCGAGCGATGTCGAGCGCACTGCGCTCCACGGGAAATTCACCATTGAGGCGCAACAGCTCCCATGGAAGGGCGAGGAGCCGGTCTGCTCTTCGCCGCGCGTCGTCGCTGTGGTCTTCCGCGTGGACCCGTAGCTGCAGCAGCGGAGGAGCGCCGCCCGTGGAAGCGTTGAGTGTGGCCTGGAGCCGCGCCCGTGACTGAACCGAGAGCAGTGCCTCTGCGAGCGCCTCACCGACCCGCACCGAGAGCGCACGCAGCTCCGTCTCGATGGCCTTTGCCTCCGGCCTGATGTTCCCACGAGCATCGGTAGGTAGCGCTGTGTCCGCGAGCACACGGAGGCGGTTCAGGTCGCGCGCGAGGTTGGGGTCTGCCAGCGGGTCGCTGGGGGTCCAGTCCGCACAGCCCTCCGTCGAGGCTCTCAGCCCATGGTCGGTGTAAAGGTTGATTTCGAAGCGTGACGATCCGAGCGGCACACGCACAGCGGCGAGCTCACTGAGAAGCCGAGGGAGCGCGTCATGGTCTTTGATCAGGATGGGCCTGAAGTTGATTCTGGCCAGCAGCTCCCGGGCATTACGCTCAATCCCGCCGTCCTGGTAGCGGTACTTGAGGACGGCATCCCAGTCGGATTGGGTGAGCAGGGCACTCCAGACGTGAAGGCTCCGGGCGGCATCGTCCGGGAGCGCGGCAATCCAGTTGAGGATGCGCGGGTCCTGTAGCGAGCAACCGGTGAAGAGCAAGGGGCGCTGGCGGAGGAGCACGTAGAGCTGCTTCTCCAGGAAGGGGTAGCGCTGACCGAACTCGGTATAGGCCTGTCCGGAGAGGACAACCCTCTCCCAGTCGTCATACGAGCCGTGGATTTTCAGGATGCGGAGAGCACCCTCGCCGGTGATGGGGGCATTGTCTTCCAGCGGCTGGAGCACATGGCTGATGCCCAGCTCGTTGAAGGTATGTTCGATAAGCGGGTCGTAGTTCGTTGTGACGATGGCGTGGAAATCGCCGGCTCCCGCGAGGCGTGCCAGCGCTCGGTGCGATGCCGTGGGTCGACGGGGCTGACCTAAAGACTTCTGGAGCAACTCCCCCAAAGTCGCTTGCCCTTCAGCTGCGAGAAAGGCGTCCGCGACTTTGAAGAATGGAAGCGACGTGTCGATGGAGTCAGAATCGAGGGCGACCTTCTTCATCGCCTCGACGAGCTTCCAGGTAGACGGGTAACCCGCCGCGACTGACAGGCCGGCTCCGACCCAGAGAACCGGCTTCCGCTCAAGCAGCTTTGCGAGCGTGTCGGGCTTGGGTTCAATGGGCTTGAATCCACTGGTCCGGTCTGCCGACATGAGGTGCCCCCGTGTGCGTGTCGAAGAATACCACCGTCCATGTTCTTCGTGCGCGCTGATGGATGAGGCAAAACCGACTCTGGCACGCGAAATCATCAAGGCTGCATCGGCATGAGATACTGCTCGCTCGATTCGTGGTGTTGCCTATTGGGCTTGTTCGCTGCGAGAGCTGGAAACGTCCATGTTCATGCGTCCTCTCCATCCTCCTTTGCGGCTCCTTTCGTTGATTGCCTTGCTGCTGGCGTGCGCATCTTCACCCCCTGCGCCGAGCGTCGAGGCACGCGCGGACGTCGCCGCCACGTGTGGCAGCCCGGACGCGGACCAGTGCATCACCCTCGGCTGTGACGAGGGCTGGTGTGCCTTCTTCCGCTGTGAGGACATCTCGCCCCAAGTGGAGCCGGCGCTCATGCCCGCCGCCCGGCCTCCGCTGCGTAGGGGCTGGGGCGCCCGCCTGGGTATCCGTGGCAGCGCCCGACCGGTGATGACGTTCCAGTGGTACCCGAACGTCCAGGTGCGCCCTGTCTTGCAGCTTCCGGCGGGCCGGTACGTCAGGCACCACGTCTTTCCCCAGGCACCCGACCTCGCGCTCTACTTCCAGCGCGCTGGCATCAAGCTTCACGACTTCACGTTGGTCATCCCAGAGCACGTCCACAGGTACATCCATGGTGGCGGCCCTCGTGGCGGTCGCTGGAACGACGCCTGGGCGCAGTTCATCCAGGCCAACCCCAATCCTCCGCCACCCGAGGTCATCTACCGTCATGCCGGCGAGCTCATCTTCCGCTTTGAGCTGACCGGGAAAGTCGTGCCCTACTACCGCCGTTGAGGGCAGCCACGCGAGGAGGCAGGGCGCTTGAAGTTCTACCGGGTCGAAGAGGACAGGGCGGCGGGCTACACGGGGAACCTGCGAGCCGTCCCCCGGTGGGGGTTTCCGGGCGTCACCGCCTGCGTCGTCTGTGGCGTTGGAGGTGGCCAGGCGGGCCTCCAGTACCCCTGTGTCGACCTGTCGGGCCTCCCCAAGCGGAAGGAGCTTGAAAACCCGGGCCGGCAGGTCAGCTTCGAGGAGTTCAGCCGGCTCCG
The sequence above is drawn from the Pyxidicoccus trucidator genome and encodes:
- a CDS encoding TIGR02269 family lipoprotein, encoding MFMRPLHPPLRLLSLIALLLACASSPPAPSVEARADVAATCGSPDADQCITLGCDEGWCAFFRCEDISPQVEPALMPAARPPLRRGWGARLGIRGSARPVMTFQWYPNVQVRPVLQLPAGRYVRHHVFPQAPDLALYFQRAGIKLHDFTLVIPEHVHRYIHGGGPRGGRWNDAWAQFIQANPNPPPPEVIYRHAGELIFRFELTGKVVPYYRR